In Halarcobacter bivalviorum, a genomic segment contains:
- a CDS encoding prepilin peptidase: MALFSFIFGLAFGSFLNVLILRLPKNESILKPSSCPNCNQKISWYNNIPLISFLLLKGTSSCCKEKISFHYPFVELLTALITLFLFIKLEISYSFFFSLIFFYILIVLSFIDLKYKAVPDYLLLILFIFSFFMTEHSFLEAIKAACIIAGAFVLLNFLISFYIQNIKAKILKDESLKTQEALGEGDIPVLASFAIVLGINASLIAIFFAALFAIIPSIYNTYKNKDIEIPFIPFLSLGFIVEYFLEITKVIF; the protein is encoded by the coding sequence TTGGCGCTATTTAGTTTTATTTTTGGATTAGCTTTTGGCTCTTTTTTAAATGTTTTAATTTTAAGATTGCCAAAAAATGAATCCATTTTAAAGCCAAGTTCTTGTCCTAATTGTAATCAAAAAATTTCTTGGTACAATAATATTCCTCTTATCTCTTTTCTTTTATTAAAAGGGACTTCTTCTTGCTGTAAAGAAAAAATCTCTTTTCATTATCCTTTTGTTGAGTTATTAACTGCTTTGATAACTCTTTTTTTATTTATAAAATTAGAAATAAGTTATAGTTTTTTCTTCTCTCTTATATTTTTTTATATTTTGATTGTTTTATCTTTTATTGATTTAAAATATAAAGCAGTTCCTGATTATCTGTTGTTAATACTTTTTATTTTCTCTTTTTTTATGACAGAACACTCTTTTTTAGAAGCAATTAAAGCAGCTTGTATTATTGCAGGAGCATTTGTTTTATTAAATTTTTTAATCTCTTTTTATATTCAAAATATAAAAGCAAAGATATTAAAAGACGAGAGTTTAAAAACACAAGAGGCTTTAGGAGAAGGAGATATTCCTGTTTTAGCAAGTTTCGCAATAGTCCTTGGAATCAATGCTTCTTTAATAGCTATATTTTTTGCGGCACTTTTTGCTATAATTCCATCAATATACAATACATATAAAAATAAAGATATTGAAATACCTTTTATTCCCTTTTTATCTTTAGGTTTTATAGTTGAATACTTTTTAGAAATTACAAAGGTCATTTTTTGA
- a CDS encoding heat-shock protein has protein sequence MIDKKEFLLHSIIKAYIEHLEPIGSTQLKSMYDIAYSPATIRGYFKKLGDEGFLAQEHVSSGRTPTTEALKLYWSNKLNFKLDFVDRRAIEYFSKDLGVAVFVQEQKSDVLKDILNVENRYMILEFSTFAITVKYSDALYRFLSDMQGLELVHIVNISKQVGAYEIYEKVSQHLQNKNFHIYNTKEFFSLALKYNYDENSINAFLKGNILDSLEEGLYFEDLIPEGYIAICHNCKIENKEIKMLVVGELSKDYEYFYNKISMV, from the coding sequence ATGATTGATAAAAAAGAGTTTTTATTACATTCGATTATTAAAGCCTATATTGAACATTTAGAGCCAATAGGTTCTACACAGCTAAAGTCTATGTATGATATTGCATACTCTCCAGCAACTATTAGAGGATATTTTAAGAAGTTGGGAGATGAAGGATTTTTAGCACAAGAACATGTTAGTTCAGGAAGAACTCCTACAACAGAAGCTTTAAAACTATATTGGAGTAATAAATTAAATTTCAAACTTGATTTTGTTGATAGAAGGGCAATAGAATATTTTTCTAAAGACCTAGGTGTGGCAGTATTTGTGCAAGAGCAAAAATCAGATGTTTTAAAAGATATTTTAAATGTTGAAAATAGATATATGATTTTAGAGTTTAGCACTTTTGCAATTACTGTTAAATATTCTGATGCACTATATAGATTTTTAAGTGATATGCAAGGACTTGAATTAGTACATATTGTAAATATTTCAAAACAAGTTGGAGCATATGAAATCTATGAAAAAGTGAGTCAGCATTTACAAAATAAAAATTTTCATATTTATAATACTAAAGAGTTTTTCTCTTTAGCACTAAAATATAATTATGATGAAAATAGTATAAATGCATTTCTTAAAGGGAATATTTTAGACTCTTTAGAAGAGGGTTTATATTTTGAGGATTTAATTCCTGAAGGTTATATTGCCATTTGTCATAATTGTAAGATTGAAAATAAAGAGATTAAAATGTTAGTAGTTGGAGAGTTATCTAAAGACTACGAATATTTTTATAATAAAATAAGTATGGTTTAG
- the coaBC gene encoding bifunctional phosphopantothenoylcysteine decarboxylase/phosphopantothenate--cysteine ligase CoaBC, with translation MLLKDKNILVCVTGSIAVYKSLELIRLYVKAGANVKVLMTEASQRFVTKLSFEAISQNRVLDESSESWEKNQELNHIDIGKWAEVLVLAPCSANTINKIANGIADNLLTQTVLAFKGKKLISPAANTNMIENPVTLESLKKLKTLDFKIIDSQIKELACKDVGNGAMAEPETIFYETARELLKTNYWSNRSAILSGGGTIEKIDDVRYISNYSSGKMAASLALALYLKGAKVSIVSTRGHENLPLGIEKISVQSSQQMYEDLVILTNKAKKENKKPYLFMVAAVSDYLPENDFLGKMKKEMIGNSWKLNLKQNMDILNSIDKEGLISIGFKAEMDEVVAEENACKMLQEKSLDGVCLNILKDKSSFGTNDNEIELILKEESFSFSGEKGELSLQLIEKLAQKFADE, from the coding sequence ATGCTTTTAAAAGATAAGAATATTTTAGTTTGCGTAACAGGTTCAATTGCAGTATATAAAAGTTTAGAGTTAATAAGATTATATGTAAAAGCAGGAGCAAATGTAAAAGTTCTTATGACAGAAGCTTCTCAACGTTTTGTAACTAAACTATCTTTTGAAGCAATCTCTCAAAATAGAGTCTTAGATGAGAGTTCTGAATCTTGGGAAAAGAATCAAGAATTAAATCATATTGATATTGGAAAATGGGCAGAAGTTTTAGTTCTTGCTCCTTGTAGTGCAAATACAATAAATAAAATAGCAAATGGAATAGCTGATAATTTATTAACTCAAACAGTATTAGCTTTTAAGGGTAAAAAACTTATCTCTCCTGCAGCTAATACAAATATGATTGAAAATCCAGTTACTTTAGAGAGCTTAAAAAAGTTAAAAACTTTAGATTTTAAAATTATTGATTCTCAAATAAAAGAGTTAGCTTGTAAAGATGTGGGAAATGGTGCAATGGCAGAGCCAGAAACTATTTTTTATGAAACAGCAAGAGAGTTATTAAAAACTAATTATTGGTCAAATAGAAGTGCTATTTTAAGTGGTGGTGGTACTATTGAAAAGATTGATGATGTGAGATATATCTCAAATTATTCATCTGGAAAAATGGCAGCTTCATTAGCTCTTGCTTTATATTTAAAAGGTGCAAAAGTAAGTATTGTAAGTACACGAGGACATGAAAATCTTCCTTTAGGCATAGAAAAAATCAGTGTTCAAAGCTCTCAACAGATGTATGAGGACTTAGTAATTCTTACTAATAAAGCAAAAAAAGAGAATAAAAAACCTTATCTTTTTATGGTAGCTGCTGTTAGTGATTATCTTCCTGAAAATGACTTCTTAGGAAAAATGAAAAAAGAGATGATAGGAAATTCTTGGAAATTAAATTTAAAACAAAATATGGATATTTTAAACTCAATAGATAAAGAGGGTTTAATCTCAATTGGTTTTAAAGCTGAAATGGATGAAGTTGTTGCAGAAGAGAATGCTTGTAAAATGCTTCAAGAAAAATCTCTGGATGGAGTTTGTTTAAATATCTTAAAAGATAAATCCTCTTTTGGTACAAATGATAATGAAATTGAGTTAATTTTAAAAGAAGAGAGTTTCTCTTTTTCTGGAGAAAAAGGTGAACTTTCATTACAGCTTATTGAAAAGCTAGCACAAAAGTTTGCTGATGAGTAA
- a CDS encoding TAXI family TRAP transporter solute-binding subunit: protein MKKFTAIFVLLSLKVSLFAAAEFVTIGTGSVTGTYYPTGGAICRLVNKYKKETRIRCSVESTGGSIYNINAINIGELDFGIAQSDAVYQAIKGEKNFKNTPVKKLRSVMSIYPELLTLVTRSDANINSIDDIKGKRINIGNLGSGNETTVSNLLTHLNIQKSELSQVGRLKVGEAPDALRDGKLDGYFYMVGHPTANIKDASSSTNIKLVPIRGEKIDSFIEKNPFYVKGEIPAAIYNGVSTTIPTFGAKAVLITSSDVSDKAVYTLVKAILENFEKFKQLHPVYKYITKDSLLEGLNAPLHDGAVKYYKENNFIK, encoded by the coding sequence ATGAAAAAATTTACTGCTATTTTTGTTCTATTATCTTTAAAAGTATCTCTTTTTGCTGCTGCAGAATTTGTTACTATTGGAACAGGAAGTGTTACAGGAACTTACTACCCAACAGGTGGTGCAATTTGTAGATTAGTTAATAAATATAAAAAAGAGACAAGAATAAGATGCTCAGTTGAATCAACTGGTGGTTCTATTTACAATATAAATGCTATAAATATAGGAGAACTAGATTTTGGTATAGCACAATCAGATGCTGTTTATCAAGCAATTAAAGGTGAAAAAAACTTTAAAAATACTCCAGTTAAAAAATTAAGATCTGTTATGTCTATTTATCCAGAGCTTTTAACTTTAGTTACTAGAAGCGATGCCAATATAAATTCTATTGATGATATAAAAGGAAAAAGAATAAATATAGGAAATTTAGGTAGTGGAAATGAGACTACAGTTTCTAATTTATTAACACATTTAAATATTCAGAAATCTGAACTATCACAAGTTGGAAGATTAAAAGTTGGGGAAGCACCTGATGCATTAAGAGATGGAAAACTTGATGGATATTTTTATATGGTGGGACACCCAACAGCAAATATTAAAGATGCTTCAAGTTCTACAAATATCAAACTTGTACCTATAAGAGGAGAAAAGATTGATAGCTTTATTGAAAAAAATCCTTTTTATGTAAAAGGAGAAATTCCAGCTGCTATTTATAATGGAGTATCTACCACTATTCCTACTTTTGGAGCAAAAGCTGTATTAATTACGAGTTCAGATGTAAGTGATAAAGCAGTATATACTTTAGTAAAAGCTATTTTAGAGAACTTTGAAAAATTTAAACAATTACATCCAGTGTATAAATATATTACAAAAGACTCTTTACTTGAGGGGTTAAATGCTCCTTTACATGATGGAGCAGTGAAGTATTATAAAGAAAATAACTTTATTAAATAA
- a CDS encoding LptF/LptG family permease — MKLKQYLLNQFTHTFLPIFLGLYFITSIIFLVKIAALTSVITMNVLELLRLYMYVIPTIIFYTLPISFFISLVITLGKLSSEYELIVITSFGLNPLKILKIFLPITFILSLALLFISVGLIPKAKFLNERFLDQKQKEANFNIRASEFGQKFGDWLIYIDGKKDKTYEEVKLFKTENNKDQFIISKSAKLVNEQGELSFKLYEGKSFFIDREELNQINYAQLDINDSVNKNKQNIFTDSYTFWKQSIAEDYQVDKFSFYILTSLFPLISLFLVVAFGYYNPRYEKNKAVSYAMVSVVVFYIFMEILTENLLLHSLYIVPISWTILTYFVYSKMVKQQY, encoded by the coding sequence TTGAAATTAAAACAATATTTACTTAATCAGTTTACACATACATTTTTACCTATATTTTTAGGTCTTTATTTTATTACTTCAATTATATTTTTAGTAAAAATAGCAGCTTTAACTTCTGTAATTACTATGAATGTTCTAGAATTATTAAGACTTTATATGTATGTTATTCCTACAATTATTTTTTATACTCTACCTATTTCTTTTTTTATCTCTTTAGTTATTACTTTAGGTAAATTATCAAGTGAATATGAGCTTATAGTTATTACTTCATTTGGATTAAATCCTTTAAAGATTTTAAAAATATTTTTACCTATAACTTTTATTTTATCACTTGCTTTACTATTTATTTCTGTTGGTTTAATTCCAAAAGCTAAATTCCTAAATGAACGGTTTTTAGATCAGAAACAAAAAGAAGCAAACTTCAATATTAGAGCCTCAGAATTTGGACAAAAATTTGGAGATTGGCTAATTTATATTGATGGAAAAAAAGATAAAACATATGAAGAGGTTAAACTTTTTAAAACTGAAAATAATAAAGATCAATTCATTATCTCAAAAAGTGCAAAATTGGTAAATGAGCAAGGTGAATTAAGTTTTAAATTATATGAAGGAAAATCTTTTTTTATAGATAGAGAAGAGTTAAATCAAATCAATTATGCTCAATTAGATATAAATGATTCTGTGAATAAAAACAAACAAAATATTTTTACAGATAGTTATACTTTTTGGAAGCAATCAATAGCAGAAGATTATCAAGTGGATAAATTCTCTTTTTATATTTTAACTTCTTTATTTCCTTTAATCTCACTATTTTTAGTAGTTGCTTTTGGTTATTATAATCCAAGGTATGAGAAAAATAAAGCTGTTTCTTATGCAATGGTTTCAGTTGTTGTTTTTTATATTTTTATGGAAATTTTAACAGAAAATTTACTTCTTCACTCTTTATATATTGTTCCTATTTCTTGGACAATTCTTACTTATTTTGTTTATTCAAAGATGGTAAAACAACAATATTAA
- the truA gene encoding tRNA pseudouridine(38-40) synthase TruA — protein MNAKFTISYDGTKFQGSQTQPNGLSVEDRLQEAFKSINIDTKIVLSGRTDKDVHATGQVFNAFLPSFWNDLKKLKKILNKHLPNSINIKTIQEVEKDFHSRFHAKKRVYRYLVSTNKPTVFNADYISYHEKIDEAKIKEAIKLFEGVHDFEYFHKKGSDKENTVREVFSTKFYKYKDIYVFHFCANSYLRSQIRLMVGILLKISDGKLSLEDLKKQLEKKQNKFRTPASPYGLYLAKVYY, from the coding sequence ATGAATGCTAAATTTACAATTTCATATGATGGAACTAAATTTCAAGGAAGTCAAACTCAACCTAATGGATTAAGTGTTGAGGATAGGCTTCAAGAAGCATTTAAATCAATTAATATAGATACTAAAATTGTTTTAAGTGGAAGAACAGATAAAGATGTTCATGCTACAGGTCAAGTATTTAATGCTTTTCTTCCCTCTTTTTGGAATGATTTAAAAAAGTTAAAAAAAATACTTAATAAGCATCTACCCAACTCAATAAATATTAAAACTATTCAAGAAGTAGAAAAGGATTTTCACTCAAGATTTCATGCAAAAAAAAGAGTTTATAGATATTTAGTCTCTACAAATAAACCTACAGTTTTTAATGCAGATTATATCTCTTATCATGAAAAAATAGATGAAGCAAAAATAAAAGAGGCAATTAAACTTTTTGAAGGTGTTCATGATTTTGAGTATTTCCATAAAAAAGGAAGTGATAAAGAGAATACTGTAAGGGAAGTTTTTTCTACAAAGTTTTATAAGTATAAAGATATTTATGTTTTTCATTTTTGTGCTAACTCTTATTTAAGATCACAAATTAGACTTATGGTAGGTATTTTACTAAAAATTTCTGATGGAAAACTATCTTTAGAGGATTTAAAAAAACAGTTAGAAAAAAAGCAAAACAAGTTTAGAACACCTGCTAGTCCTTATGGTCTTTATTTAGCTAAGGTTTACTACTAA
- a CDS encoding PAS domain-containing protein: protein MLKKRKFYTLSDIKKHLIYTPLIFVFVTAIISMVVIVSVLEVKQKNEEKLLTQKEQFEKRNILEQYVNDIKFKANSSFDGEEVALNDAVTSLSGFLKYSKSEASLKDIKKFIKELEKDSNFEFVIFDKEKLNIIYGENVINYLRVITDSKIELRRFQRHMLENILYIGKDNLIYWIDKTHHKIRLSYFKDITNKNWYLGAFSKIDDMEDSIRRVILDSIVQKSKYYSDSYFWFYDYNQGYVYNYYNKGQKLNAKYILEQDRLDSSSEILRKYMTQHEISKSHKTYNFTKYNFLVSIKSYTLPSKLSNLEYKYNSKLSVSIAIVILIALFLILASTVFTKFINSIFYRYNKRLETKNNMYKKWKDRYELAIIASNDGLWDIDLDTKNIFFSRKWLDMFGYQKGEIRNLQEWLNLIHQEDRPIVENRLRTHLEGKTEHFISEYRIKNKWNEYKWILVRGKAFRDKEKRPKRMLMMSMDIERRKRLSKELQYVDLLVEYGRIVIFKWKNDETLTPEYVSKSISSFGYATKDFENKRESFLNFVHKDDSKELQEDLGKALIKDEKSFTKVYRVIEKDGTIRWVFNRTIFLKDDFGNVTHLYGYITDITKMKLTEEELKLKVEEELAKNIEKDRILVHQSKLAAMGEMLGNIAHQWRQPLNNINLLTHFIRDNYENLKKEDIEDIISDTKLQIDYMSQTIDDFRNFYQPTKDKVKFNLKESIESCIKIVDTQLEKTNMRVEVSGDSIEILSYKNEFQQVILNILNNANDAALVKSKDKKFKAETKIKIQREENNVYISLENNCGEVNKEVMERMFEPYFTTKFEDQGTGIGLYMAKTIIEKNMNGSITAKNIKDGIVFTIILPL, encoded by the coding sequence ATGTTAAAGAAAAGAAAGTTTTATACTCTTAGTGATATAAAAAAACATCTAATCTATACCCCTTTAATCTTTGTTTTTGTAACTGCAATTATCTCAATGGTAGTTATAGTATCAGTTCTTGAAGTAAAACAGAAAAATGAAGAAAAACTTTTAACTCAAAAAGAACAGTTTGAAAAAAGAAATATTTTAGAACAATATGTAAATGATATTAAGTTTAAAGCAAACTCCTCTTTTGATGGGGAAGAGGTTGCTTTAAATGATGCAGTAACTTCATTAAGTGGATTTTTAAAATATTCAAAGAGTGAAGCTAGTTTAAAAGATATTAAAAAATTTATAAAAGAGCTTGAAAAAGATAGTAATTTTGAATTTGTAATTTTTGATAAAGAGAAATTAAACATTATCTATGGTGAAAATGTAATCAATTATCTAAGGGTAATAACTGACTCAAAAATAGAACTTCGAAGATTTCAACGACACATGTTAGAAAATATACTTTATATTGGAAAAGATAATCTAATCTATTGGATTGATAAAACACACCATAAAATTAGACTTAGTTATTTTAAAGATATTACAAATAAGAATTGGTATTTAGGAGCTTTTTCTAAAATAGATGATATGGAAGATTCTATTAGAAGAGTCATCCTTGATTCAATTGTTCAAAAAAGTAAATATTATAGTGATAGTTATTTTTGGTTTTATGATTATAATCAAGGCTATGTATACAACTATTATAATAAAGGTCAAAAGTTAAACGCTAAATATATTTTAGAGCAAGATAGACTTGATAGTTCAAGTGAAATTTTACGAAAATATATGACTCAACATGAAATTAGTAAAAGCCATAAAACTTACAATTTTACAAAATATAATTTTTTAGTATCAATAAAAAGTTATACTCTACCTAGTAAATTATCAAATTTAGAGTATAAATATAATTCTAAACTCTCTGTTTCTATTGCAATAGTTATTTTAATTGCACTTTTTTTAATCTTAGCCTCAACAGTTTTTACAAAATTTATTAACTCTATTTTCTATAGATACAATAAAAGATTAGAGACAAAAAATAATATGTATAAAAAATGGAAAGATAGATATGAGTTAGCTATTATTGCCTCAAATGATGGCTTATGGGATATTGATTTAGATACAAAAAATATCTTTTTTTCAAGAAAATGGCTGGATATGTTTGGTTATCAAAAAGGTGAAATAAGAAATTTACAAGAGTGGTTAAATTTAATTCATCAAGAAGATAGACCAATCGTAGAAAATAGGCTTAGAACACATCTTGAAGGGAAAACTGAACACTTTATTAGTGAATATAGAATTAAAAATAAGTGGAATGAATATAAATGGATTTTAGTTCGAGGAAAAGCTTTTAGAGATAAAGAAAAAAGACCTAAAAGAATGTTAATGATGTCAATGGACATTGAAAGAAGAAAGAGGCTTTCAAAAGAGCTTCAATATGTTGATCTTTTAGTTGAATATGGAAGAATAGTTATTTTTAAATGGAAAAATGATGAGACGTTAACTCCTGAATATGTTTCTAAATCAATAAGTTCTTTTGGTTATGCAACAAAAGATTTTGAAAATAAAAGAGAAAGTTTCTTAAACTTTGTACATAAAGATGACTCTAAAGAGTTACAAGAGGATTTAGGAAAAGCACTTATAAAAGATGAAAAGTCTTTTACAAAAGTATATAGAGTTATTGAAAAAGATGGAACTATTAGATGGGTATTTAATAGAACTATCTTCTTAAAAGATGATTTTGGAAATGTGACTCATCTTTATGGTTATATAACAGATATTACAAAAATGAAGCTAACAGAAGAAGAGTTAAAACTAAAAGTAGAAGAAGAGTTAGCTAAAAATATTGAAAAAGATAGAATCTTAGTTCATCAAAGTAAACTTGCTGCAATGGGAGAGATGCTTGGAAATATAGCACACCAATGGAGACAACCTTTAAATAATATCAATCTATTAACTCATTTTATTAGAGACAATTATGAAAATCTAAAAAAAGAGGATATTGAAGACATTATTTCAGATACAAAACTTCAAATTGATTATATGTCTCAAACTATTGATGATTTTAGAAATTTTTATCAACCAACAAAAGATAAAGTTAAATTTAATTTAAAAGAGTCTATTGAGTCTTGTATAAAAATTGTAGATACTCAGCTTGAAAAAACAAATATGCGAGTTGAAGTTAGTGGAGATAGTATTGAAATACTAAGTTATAAAAATGAATTTCAACAAGTTATTTTAAATATTCTAAACAATGCAAATGATGCAGCTTTAGTAAAAAGTAAAGACAAAAAATTTAAAGCAGAAACAAAAATAAAAATTCAAAGAGAAGAAAATAATGTCTATATTTCTTTAGAAAACAATTGTGGTGAAGTAAATAAAGAGGTTATGGAAAGAATGTTTGAACCATACTTTACAACTAAGTTTGAAGACCAAGGTACGGGAATAGGGCTATATATGGCAAAAACAATTATTGAAAAGAATATGAATGGTAGCATTACTGCTAAAAATATTAAAGATGGTATAGTTTTTACTATTATTTTACCACTTTAA
- a CDS encoding response regulator transcription factor, which produces MKNYKTRVLLVEDEDVARKTLSFYLNTIFDEVVVACDGQEASNIFKRDFKENKNFDLVLTDLKMPNKDGISMIDDIRELVPNQRFIIVSAHKNEDDLLKLINLRVLGYFVKPLNIDNMMDMLKKAKEEVLSDFASENTHEVLIALNRRYTYDVENDKLYNQESIVKLSKKELDILKVLIDNLGEVVPVEKFKQDVWNDVNTNDSAFRTVMKRLKDKVKEDDFIISHKGYGYIIEKQLKK; this is translated from the coding sequence ATGAAAAACTATAAAACTAGAGTATTATTAGTTGAAGATGAAGACGTAGCAAGAAAAACCTTATCTTTTTATCTTAATACAATTTTTGATGAAGTTGTTGTTGCTTGTGATGGACAAGAGGCTAGCAATATCTTTAAAAGAGATTTTAAAGAGAATAAAAACTTTGATTTAGTATTAACTGATTTAAAAATGCCAAATAAAGATGGTATCTCAATGATTGATGATATTAGAGAGTTAGTTCCAAATCAGAGATTTATTATTGTAAGTGCACATAAAAATGAAGATGATTTACTTAAATTAATCAACTTAAGAGTATTAGGATATTTTGTAAAACCATTAAATATTGATAATATGATGGATATGCTTAAAAAAGCAAAAGAGGAAGTATTATCTGATTTTGCTTCAGAAAATACCCATGAAGTTTTAATTGCTCTAAATAGAAGATATACATATGATGTGGAAAATGACAAACTTTATAATCAAGAATCTATTGTAAAACTATCTAAAAAAGAGTTAGATATTTTAAAAGTATTAATAGATAATTTAGGAGAAGTTGTTCCTGTAGAGAAATTCAAACAAGATGTTTGGAATGATGTAAACACAAATGATTCTGCATTTAGAACAGTAATGAAAAGATTAAAAGATAAAGTTAAAGAAGATGACTTTATTATCTCACATAAAGGTTATGGATACATAATCGAAAAGCAATTAAAAAAATAA
- the grpE gene encoding nucleotide exchange factor GrpE, whose amino-acid sequence MSENKEELKEEQINQEEVEQNVETQEVHEETNEPKELTLEEKIAELEAKLKESEDKYFRVHADFENIKKRLEKEKYQAIDYASEKFAKDLLAPIDTLEMALAAEEAAKEVPAEELLAKLKEGVELTIKNFYTAFEKHDISIVETEGEFDPNFHNAVMQVDSTEHEDGQIVQALQKGYLFKDRLLRPAMVSICKK is encoded by the coding sequence TTGAGTGAAAATAAAGAAGAATTAAAAGAAGAACAAATAAATCAAGAAGAAGTTGAACAAAATGTTGAAACACAAGAAGTTCATGAAGAGACAAATGAACCTAAAGAATTAACTTTAGAAGAAAAAATAGCAGAACTTGAAGCTAAATTAAAAGAGAGTGAAGATAAATATTTTAGAGTTCATGCTGATTTTGAAAATATTAAAAAAAGGTTAGAAAAAGAGAAGTATCAAGCAATTGATTATGCTTCTGAGAAGTTTGCAAAAGATTTATTAGCACCAATTGATACTTTAGAGATGGCACTTGCAGCTGAAGAAGCAGCAAAAGAAGTTCCAGCTGAAGAACTTTTAGCAAAACTAAAAGAGGGTGTTGAATTAACAATCAAAAACTTCTATACAGCATTTGAAAAACATGATATTTCAATTGTTGAAACTGAAGGAGAATTTGATCCAAATTTCCATAATGCAGTTATGCAAGTGGATAGTACAGAGCATGAAGATGGACAAATTGTTCAGGCTTTACAAAAAGGTTATCTATTTAAAGATAGGTTATTAAGACCAGCAATGGTTTCTATTTGTAAAAAATAA
- a CDS encoding di-trans,poly-cis-decaprenylcistransferase, whose product MSNLNQIVPTHIAMIMDGNGRWAKEKGLKRTAGHEEGAKTVRRVTKHCSKLGVKYLTLYAFSTENWARPKLEVEFLMKLLEKYLKSELEVYLENSICFKAIGDLSKFSNSLQKIIKQTEELTANGKNLTQILALNYGSQDEILRAIKKLNEKNLEVTKENFESCLDTAGIPDVDMLIRTSGEIRLSNYLLWQNAYAELFFTNTYWPEFTTNELDDMISDFINRERRFGAI is encoded by the coding sequence ATGAGTAATCTTAATCAAATAGTACCTACACATATTGCTATGATTATGGATGGTAATGGAAGATGGGCAAAAGAGAAAGGTTTAAAAAGAACTGCAGGACATGAAGAGGGTGCAAAAACAGTTAGAAGAGTAACAAAACACTGTTCTAAACTTGGAGTTAAGTATCTTACTTTATATGCTTTTTCAACAGAAAACTGGGCAAGACCAAAACTTGAAGTAGAATTTCTAATGAAACTTTTAGAAAAATATTTAAAAAGTGAATTAGAGGTTTATTTAGAGAATTCAATTTGTTTTAAAGCAATTGGAGATTTATCAAAATTTTCAAACTCTTTACAAAAAATTATCAAACAAACAGAAGAGCTAACAGCTAATGGAAAAAATCTTACTCAAATTTTAGCATTAAATTATGGTTCACAAGATGAGATTTTAAGAGCTATAAAAAAGTTAAATGAAAAAAACTTAGAAGTTACAAAAGAGAATTTTGAATCATGTCTTGATACAGCTGGAATACCTGATGTTGATATGCTTATAAGAACAAGTGGTGAAATTAGATTATCAAACTACTTACTTTGGCAAAATGCATATGCAGAACTTTTTTTTACAAATACATATTGGCCCGAGTTTACAACAAATGAACTTGATGATATGATTAGTGATTTTATAAATAGAGAAAGACGATTTGGCGCTATTTAG